One genomic window of Quercus robur chromosome 6, dhQueRobu3.1, whole genome shotgun sequence includes the following:
- the LOC126689719 gene encoding zinc finger protein 10-like, translating to MESIKQGSLETSSEESDHLEQVRDDTGSRCSYECTFCKRGFTNAQALGGHMNIHRKDRAKAKQLTSSSSHSNKSNEDCIPSRYISPVSHEPSEYFKVLEAQRQRNCHIYFHPSSASSPRHPHTNFHQSDFIASRSQSLSMNQDLFGVNLSLQIGPMHVEDDGMKRAVSEADELDLELRLGHDPY from the coding sequence ATGGAATCCATCAAACAAGGAAGCTTGGAAACCTCAAGTGAAGAGAGTGATCACCTTGAACAAGTCAGAGACGACACGGGCAGTAGGTGCTCCTATGAATGCACATTCTGCAAGCGAGGCTTCACCAATGCTCAGGCCTTGGGAGGGCATATGAACATACACCGGAAAGATCGAGCCAAGGCCAAGCAACTCACAAGCTCTTCTTCACATTCAAACAAATCCAACGAGGATTGCATCCCCTCTAGATATATTTCACCAGTATCACACGAACCATCCGAGTATTTCAAAGTTTTAGAGGCTCAAAGACAAAGGAATTGTCATATTTATTTTCATCCATCATCGGCATCTAGCCCTAGACACCCACATACTAATTTCCATCAAAGTGATTTTATTGCTTCAAGGTCCCAGTCCTTGAGTATGAACCAGGACCTTTTCGGTGTAAATTTGAGCCTGCAAATTGGCCCCATGCATGTAGAAGATGATGGAATGAAGAGGGCAGTTAGCGAAGCTGATGAATTGGATTTGGAGCTTCGACTAGGTCATGATCcatattga
- the LOC126690176 gene encoding transcriptional regulator SUPERMAN-like: MERNNLSNSLKDQIIGAKAIKYCNNNNNNNNNNDYNKNMPKDSLNSDIQSYGDDYVNGFSWPPKSYICSFCKREFRSAQALGGHMNVHRRDRARLRQSSPPRDGQYPMLNLNYKSNPNPKFSSSSLSSTSTRLTPFASSLPSLISPSLSPFTTPSSASAAGEVKKWGLVGNLFDSLSHKSMDLTNMKNEKSLDRFKQEDKCKILKKSEIVRLDLEIGVLGDSKEDLDLELRLGYSN, from the coding sequence ATGGAAAGGAACAACTTGAGCAACAGCTTAAAAGACCAAATTATTGGCGCTAAAGCCATTAAATactgcaacaacaacaacaacaacaacaacaacaacgactACAACAAAAACATGCCTAAAGATTCACTGAACAGTGATATCCAAAGCTATGGAGATGATTATGTTAATGGGTTTTCATGGCCTCCAAAATCTTACATATGTAGCTTCTGCAAGAGGGAATTCAGATCTGCTCAAGCTCTTGGTGGCCACATGAATGTTCATAGAAGAGACAGAGCTAGGCTGAGACAGTCGTCACCCCCAAGAGACGGTCAGTACCCTATGCTCAACCTTAACTATAAatctaaccctaaccctaagttctcatcatcatcattatcatctaCTTCAACTAGGCTCACCCCATTTGCTTCCTCTTTACCATCTTTgatttctccctctctttctccatTCACTACACCATCTTCAGCTTCTGCAGCTGGTGAAGTGAAAAAATGGGGTTTAGTTGGTAACCTCTTTGATTCTTTGAGTCACAAAAGCATGGATTTGACTAATATGAAGAATGAAAAATCATTGGATCGTTTCAAGCAAGAAGACAAGTGCAAGATTTTGAAGAAGTCTGAGATTGTCAGGTTAGACTTGGAAATTGGTGTCCTTGGTGACTCAAAGGAGGATTTAGATTTGGAACTTCGATTGGGTTACTCTAATTAG